The genomic DNA CGGGCCGTCTAGGTTACCCGATTCAGCCTGCTTTGTGGCGGACAGGTGACGGAGGTTGGGCCGGGTCCGTGCGCAGGTCAGCGCCCTTGCCATCCAGCACGTCGCACAGCTGGGTCACGGCGCGCTCGAAATCGTCGTTGACGATGACGTAGTCGAACTCCGCCCAGTGCCCCATGTCGCCCTCCGCTTCGCTCAACCGTCGAGCGATGACCGACTCATCGTCCGTGGCCCGGGTGCGCAGGCGACGCTCCAACTCCTCACGCGACGGCGGCAGGATGAAGACGAGACGGCTCTCCGGCATCTGCTGGCGTACTTGCCGCGCCCCCTGCCAGTCGATCTCCAGGATCACGCGATGGCCCTCGCGCACGAGCGACTCCACCTGCGTGCGACTGGTGCCGTAGTGGTTGCCGAACACCTCCGCCCATTCGAGAAACTCGTCAGCTTCGCGCAGGCGCGCGAACTCGTCTTTCTCGACGAAGAAGTAGTCCTTGCCGTGCACCTCGCGCGGCCGTTGCGCACGCGTGGTGTACGACACGGCGGTGCAGGCATTGGGATGGCGCTCGATCAGCGCCTTCACCAGGCTGGTCTTGCCGGCGCCGGACGGCGCGGAGATCACGAATAGGGCGCCGGGGGGCGCCGCCAAATCACTCAAGGTTCTGCACCTGTTCACGCATCTGCTCGATCAACACCTTCAGCTCCACCGCGGCGCGCGTGCCGTGGGTGTCCTGCGCCTTGGAACCGAGCGTGTTGGCCTCGCGGTTGAACTCCTGCATCA from Pseudomonadota bacterium includes the following:
- the gmk gene encoding guanylate kinase, whose amino-acid sequence is MSDLAAPPGALFVISAPSGAGKTSLVKALIERHPNACTAVSYTTRAQRPREVHGKDYFFVEKDEFARLREADEFLEWAEVFGNHYGTSRTQVESLVREGHRVILEIDWQGARQVRQQMPESRLVFILPPSREELERRLRTRATDDESVIARRLSEAEGDMGHWAEFDYVIVNDDFERAVTQLCDVLDGKGADLRTDPAQPPSPVRHKAG